TCCATCCGCGCCCAGGGCGCGTTGGTGACCGACCGGGAGATCGAGCGGGTGATCGCCTTCTGGCGACAGACCTTCCCTGTGGAAAGCGCCTCCTCTCCCTGGGAGGATTTGCTGGCCCAGGAGAAAGTCTTGCAAGGGTACGACCCTCTGATTGCCGAGGCAGCGCGCATTGTCATGCGCACCCAGCGGGCCAGCACCACCATGTTGCAGCGTCGGTTGCGCATTGGCTATCCTCGGGCGGCGCGGCTGATGGAGGAATTGGAGGCGCTGGGCGTGGTGGGCCCCGCCGGAAATGGCCGCGAGCGCGAGGTGCTCCTGGGACCCGATGACGATTTCGTGCCGCCCGGCCAGAACCCGGAGGGAGAAGGGGGAGTCTGATCCAGGGCCGGGTGGCTGCGGAGCGCCGGGCAGGAAAGCATCCCAACGCCGACTTTGGCCCTTGCCCGCGTCCCGATGCTTGACACTCCCCTTTTCCTGGGTTAGCATACATTTGATTTTGCCCGAAGGAGGTGCGTTGTGGCGTCGTCGTTGCAGGAGCCGGTCACTTTTACTGATCGGATGCGGGTGCGCTTCAAAGGTGTGTTGGACGCTTTTGGCGGTTTTTTCAATCGTCTGGGCATTCACCCGAACACGATGACCCTGTTGGGGCTGATCGGCAACACCCTGGCCGCGATTTGGCTGGCCCAGGGCCGGTTGCTGGAAGGCGGGCTGTTGGTGGTCTTCAGCGGGGCTTTTGACGCTCTGGATGGCACCATGGCGCGCTTGCGAGGGCATCCCACGCCCTGGGGCGCTTTCGTGGATTCGGTCACTGACCGGTACTCCGAGTTGGTCATCTTTTTCGGCCTGCTAATGTTTTACACTTCCCGGGGAGACCGCATGGGGGTATTCCTGGTTTATCTGGCGGCGGCCGGTTCGGTGCTGGTCTCTTATGTACGGGCCCGCGCCGCCTCCTTAGGATGGGAGGTCAAAGTGGGCTTGCTCACCCGCTTCGAGCGTTATCTGGTGCTGGCCCCCACATTGGTGTTGGGCATTCCCCTGGTGGGCGTGGGCATCGTGGCGGTTGGCGCCAACCTGACCGCCCTTCAGCGGATCTGGTGGACGCGCCGTCAGGCTTTGGCGGCAAAGGAGTGGTAAATGACCTTTCAAATTGGCCCTTTGACCATTCATCTTTACGGCGTGATCCTGATGTTGGGCGCGGTAGCAGCGGCTTATCTGGCCAGCCGCGAAGCCCAGCGGCGCGGGTTGCCCCCCGACTATGTGTGGGATGCGCTCACCTATGTGATCATCGGTGGCGTGATTGGCGCCCGCTTGTGGCATATCCTTACCCCGCCACCCTCCATGGTGGCCATGGGCATCACCACTCATTACTACCTCACCCACCCCTTAGAGGCCATCGCCGTGTGGAAGGGCGGTTTGGGCATCCCCGGCGCCGTGATTGGCGGAGGGCTGGCGCTGTACCTGTATCTCAAAATCAAGCAACGCCATCTGCCGCCTTGGAAGCGCACTTCGTTTGCTCAATGGGCCGATGTGGCCGCGCCCGGTGTGGCCTTGGGCCAGGCCATCGGGCGCTGGGGCAACTATGTGAACCAGGAACTTTACGGCGCCCCGACCAACCTGCCCTGGAAACTGTACATTGATCCGCAATACCGACTGCAAGGCTATGAAAACATCGCCTATTACCATCCGCTGTTCCTTTATGAGTCCATCTGGAATGTGCTCAACATGGGCCTGCTGTTGTGGGTGGCGCGGCGATACGAGAAGCGCCTGCGCCAGGGGGATGTCTTCTTGCTTTACCTGATGGTGTATGCCGTGGGACGCTTTTTCCTGGAATACCTGCGCCTGGACGCTTCGCGCATCGGCACCATCAACGCTAACCAGACCCTGATGGCCCTGGTGGGGCTGGGTGCGGCAGCCCTTTTCCTGGCGCGGCATAGCCGCTGGTGGCCCAGGCCGGCCCAGGAGGCTCCCCAACCGAAAGGGAAACGTCGTCGGCGGAGGAAGAAGTAGGCCAAAGAGAGGTCGCTTTGATGCTGGAGGCCCTGACTTTGGGGAAACAGTTTGATGGCTTTTGGGCTGTGCAGGAGGTCACGCTGCAGGTTCGGCCAGGGGAGATTGTGGTGTTGCTGGGGCCTAACGGGGCCGGGAAGACCACCACCATGCGTATGTTGGCGGCCATCCTGCGGCCGTCCAGGGGGCGCGCCTGGGTGGCCGGCTACGATGTGGTGGAAACGCCGGAGGCCGTGCGCGCCCGGGTGGGGTTCCTCACCGAGCACCACGGGCTGTATGGCCGCATGACAGGGGAAGAGTACCTGCGCTTCTTCGGTCGGTTGTACGGCCTGGAGGCGGGCCCGTTGCAGCGTGGAGTGGAATACTGGCTGCGTTACTTTGGATTGTGGGAGGCCCGCCAGCGTCGGATTGCGGGGTATTCCAAGGGCATGCGCCAGAAACTGGCCCTGGCGCGGGCGTTGTTGCACGAGCCTCAGGTGTTGTTGCTCGATGAACCCACCTCGGCCATGGATCCGGAAAGCGCCGCGCGGGTGCGAGAGGCCATCTTGCGTTTGCGCTCGGAAAAGCGTACGCTGTTGGTCAGCACGCATCATCTGGCCGAGGCGGAAATGTTGGCCGACCGGATTGCCATTTTGCGGGCAGGACGCCTGGCCGATGTGGGCACCCTGGACGAATTGCGCGAGCGTTGGCTGGGGCCGCCGGTGTTCGAAGTGGAGGTGGGCCGACCGTTCCAGGGAGAGGTGCGGCTTCCCCCGGAAGCCGCGTTGGTGCAGGTGAAGGAACGACGCCTTTGGTATCGCACGGCGGCCTGGCAACGGGTGAACCCGGCCGTGGTGC
This Anaerolineae bacterium DNA region includes the following protein-coding sequences:
- a CDS encoding CDP-alcohol phosphatidyltransferase family protein gives rise to the protein MASSLQEPVTFTDRMRVRFKGVLDAFGGFFNRLGIHPNTMTLLGLIGNTLAAIWLAQGRLLEGGLLVVFSGAFDALDGTMARLRGHPTPWGAFVDSVTDRYSELVIFFGLLMFYTSRGDRMGVFLVYLAAAGSVLVSYVRARAASLGWEVKVGLLTRFERYLVLAPTLVLGIPLVGVGIVAVGANLTALQRIWWTRRQALAAKEW
- the lgt gene encoding prolipoprotein diacylglyceryl transferase, translating into MTFQIGPLTIHLYGVILMLGAVAAAYLASREAQRRGLPPDYVWDALTYVIIGGVIGARLWHILTPPPSMVAMGITTHYYLTHPLEAIAVWKGGLGIPGAVIGGGLALYLYLKIKQRHLPPWKRTSFAQWADVAAPGVALGQAIGRWGNYVNQELYGAPTNLPWKLYIDPQYRLQGYENIAYYHPLFLYESIWNVLNMGLLLWVARRYEKRLRQGDVFLLYLMVYAVGRFFLEYLRLDASRIGTINANQTLMALVGLGAAALFLARHSRWWPRPAQEAPQPKGKRRRRRKK
- a CDS encoding ABC transporter ATP-binding protein, giving the protein MLEALTLGKQFDGFWAVQEVTLQVRPGEIVVLLGPNGAGKTTTMRMLAAILRPSRGRAWVAGYDVVETPEAVRARVGFLTEHHGLYGRMTGEEYLRFFGRLYGLEAGPLQRGVEYWLRYFGLWEARQRRIAGYSKGMRQKLALARALLHEPQVLLLDEPTSAMDPESAARVREAILRLRSEKRTLLVSTHHLAEAEMLADRIAILRAGRLADVGTLDELRERWLGPPVFEVEVGRPFQGEVRLPPEAALVQVKERRLWYRTAAWQRVNPAVVQALVAQGYPVLRLEEKPRTLEQVYLAVMQAATQG